The sequence GTTGTTGACCTGGTAACCGCCGTCGCTCCAGCCCGAGGGCGGTCCGGCGGTCGGGCCGACCTTGAGGAAGCCCGAGCCGGTCGAGGCCGGCGCCCCGCCGGAGGAGCCGCACGCCGCGAGCCCCAGCGCCAGGACGGTTCCGACGACGCCCAGCGCGCGGTACCGGGAACTCCTTCTCATGATCGGCATAACGGGAGCCTCCCGTTCGTGTGCTGCGCGAGCGGGTGAACCGACCCCGCGGGCCCGGCCGGCGGCCGGGCCTTATCAGGCCACGAGCCGCGTGGCAGATCGAGCATGATCACTCCTGTGTCGTGGCGGACCGAACGCCCGGCAGCGGGTCGGCGACGCGAGCGGCAGCCTCCACGGCCGCCGCCAGCCCCTCGGGTCCTCACCTGTGACCGGCCGCCCAGGCAAGCGTGTGAGCTAGGGCACATTAGCATTTACTATGTGCCCACTGCTACTCATGTGTTTCGCGAGCCCGGAGAGGCGGCCGTCCTGGCCAGAGCCACAGGAGTGATCGCCATGGAAGCTGGACCACCTCGCCCGGAGGTCAGGATCGACCGGGACGGCCCCCTGGCCGTGGTGACCGTCGATCGCCCGGGTACGCGCAACGCCTTCGGGCCCGACACGCTGCATCACGTCGCGGGCGTGATCCGGCAGGCCGCGGACGACGGCATCCGCGCGCTCGTCCTGACCGGCGACGGCGAGGTGAGCTTCTCGTCGGGAATGGACCTGAAGGCACTCGCCAGCGCGCCTCGCGAGCAGCTGGCCGCCGCCGTGGAAGCCTTCGACGCCGCGCTGGACGCGGCCGACCGGCCGCCGCTCATCGCCGCCGTCAACGGTGCCGCGACCGGCGGCGGCTTCGAGATCGCGTTGCGCTGCGACCTCGTCGTGGCGGCGGACCACGCGACCTTCGGGCTGCCGGAGGTCCGGCGCGGGATCGTGCCGGGCGGCCGCGGCACGCTGCTGCCGGGCCGCATCCCGATCGCCGTCGCGCTCGAGATCGGGATCGTCGGCGAGCCGATCAGCGCGGCGCGGGCCTACGAGCTCGGCCTGGTGAACCGGGTCGTCTCCGCCCCTGAGCTGCTGGACGTCGCGCGGGGCCTCGGGCGCCGGATCGCCGCGAACGGCCCCCTGGCCGTCGCGCGCACCCGCGCACTGATGTGGACAGCCGCGACCGAGTCGGCCGCGCTCGCCTGGGAGGAGACGCGGCGCGTGCGAGACGACCCCGACCTGGCCCGGGAGATGCGGGAGGGCGTCACCGCCTTCCTGGAGAAGCGCGCCCCTCGCTGGTGACCGGTCTCCACCCCGAGCATCCGGCCCCTGT is a genomic window of Pseudofrankia inefficax containing:
- a CDS encoding enoyl-CoA hydratase-related protein, with amino-acid sequence MEAGPPRPEVRIDRDGPLAVVTVDRPGTRNAFGPDTLHHVAGVIRQAADDGIRALVLTGDGEVSFSSGMDLKALASAPREQLAAAVEAFDAALDAADRPPLIAAVNGAATGGGFEIALRCDLVVAADHATFGLPEVRRGIVPGGRGTLLPGRIPIAVALEIGIVGEPISAARAYELGLVNRVVSAPELLDVARGLGRRIAANGPLAVARTRALMWTAATESAALAWEETRRVRDDPDLAREMREGVTAFLEKRAPRW